The sequence TCAAATCCTATTCCAGTGGCATCCCATGTTATCCAATTTTTTAAGCCTGTCTGAAGTTCTCCAAAATAAAAGATCAGAAGCCAGAACATCAGCACACATAGCTGATCTTGAGTGGAGATGGGCCCTCACATGCCCAGCAAAGCAGCCTTCCACCCCACAAACCCTCACATCTGGGACAGCTGATTTCTCACCAGCCAGAGCGCACACTCtggcccacctcaccttctcatACTTCTCCTTCAGTTTTGCAGCCTTATTGTTGTAAGGCTGCTTTTCACTGTCACTTAAGTTATTCCACATCTCGCCCAGCTTCTTTGCCACATCTCCAATAGAAATTCCAGGGTTTGTGGATTTGATCTTGGGGCGGAATTCcgagcagaaaaggaaaaatccAGACCTTGGGGgagaaaattatataaagtagATGAGAATGTTCAAAAAGTGAGCTTCAGTCAAAATCCCATGTTCCTGAACCCACACACTTCCTATCACTCCTCCCTAGAGTGAAGAAATGGGTGATACCATATACAGTGTTTCAAAGTTGAAGGTTATAGAATGTTTAAGCTGCTTTAGAAATATATAGTGGTTTCTCAGTCTCTCAGTTACTGGGCAAGGGGTAGAGAATGTACCTAAGGATCCTGACACCCCAAACTAGGCTGCCTGCTTTCCAGTGGAAAGGTCAACAGGCAACTACCAAGCACACACAGCTCACCAACACCTCAGGCTCAAAGTACAGAATATTTTACAGAGGTATCCTGACATTtttaggtatattttttaaaatatctttcaagcAGAAGGAAAGCTCTTCATGGTTGTCCTGAATCCTACAGTCACTTACGGTGGCCTTTTGGGGGCATTTGGGTCCTTCTTCTTCTTGCCTCCCTTAGCTGGTCCATAATCCTTCATTTCCCGATCATAGCGTACTTTATCTGCCTTTGCCATCTCATCAAATTTAGATTTCTCTTTTGCCGACATTGTCTGCAAAAAAACAGGACCTGATAAACTCCTCAATGCAGTGAATACATACCTTTTCAGTTATCCTATAATTAAAGTGGCAGCTGCCATAACCACTTGGAAAAGGGGATGAAAGCCTTAAACCCTTGTAgagtctttgtgtgtgtgtgtgggggggaagaaaacaaaacttatCGGGAGGAAAACAAAGCTGTGGGTTAACCCCCCTAGTAGAATCTTAAACAATAAAAGCACACATACAAAATcctaaaaacaagtaaaatgtgTCTAagtaaagaggaagaaaacagcCACCTGGGGCTACTCTAAAGGTAAATAACACCAAAGTATCAAATCCAACTCAGACTAGCTTGAAGGATACAAAGCAAAAATACCTTCCACCTTTCAGAGCACTTCTTAGAAAATTCTGCAAAATTGACTGGAACTTCTGGGTTTTTCTTCTTATGTTCCTCTCTGCATGTCTGCACAAAGAAGGCATAAGCAGACATTTTGCCCTTTGGCTTCTTGGGATCACCTTTAGCCATCCTGACTGTGAtggatgaaagaaagagaaacaaagaaaaacaaatccaatGAACAGAATAGAACTACAAGATATAACAAAGGCagggtaaaattaaaattaatgttgctcttaggatccccccccccctgccccaaaTGCCTGATGCCACTGGCAACCAAAGACAGACTGGGGAGAAAATCAGCCTCACTGTCACTTGTCATTTAACTTTTGACCAGCATGAAGTGCACAGGTTTCCGAGTTACTTCTCTAAGAGTAGATCAAGTTCTCCAAATGGAACAGACCCAAGTGGGGTGGCTCAGCTCTACATTCCGATTCAGAAATGCTATGTTTTGGAAACTGCAACCACAGTGGGGAGGATACATTTGTAGGCGGTACAGGCTGATGATAGAAGCTTGAAACCAACGACTTAAAGCTAGCTGGTCATCTATTTTACTCCCATGTTAGAAACGAAAATACTGTCAGTGCTGTTAAACACAAGATCAAAGCAGAACTGTAAATAgggaaatttttatatttcagtatttttgctGCATTTTGACTAATAAAAATGGCTTTTACAAGAATGGTTATACAGGAAGTGAGCTGATACCCCTGGACTATTAGTTCAAATCTGTCTCTTCGTCATTATCTAAAGGGGCAGGGGATACAAAAAGAGCTAAGTCTTGCTCATCTGTAAAGCGGAATGCATGTCCAGCCAGAAATACTTTGGAGAaagtttccaaataaaaatgcATCTGTGGCGTGTCATAGTCCCTTTCCCACCCCCCCAGCTTCCCGccatcttttccttttcccaCACCCAAGGTCATCATGTAAAACTAAAGCACTCCCCTTTGCGGGGACCGACCCAGGGGCTGCATTAGGGCTCCACAGTGGCTGTGCGGGTGGCGCAGAACAGAACACAGGGGAGCCTCCGGCCGGCAGTGGGCAGCCAGACTCGGCCAGTGCTGGGTCACCTGGACACCCATAATTCACCTTCCATTTTGTCAAAAGCTTCCTGATGAAAGAAAGTGCCCCTGAAATCCACCGTTGTCTCCCCCGAGGGAGGCGCCAGGCCAGGGACAGCGATGGCAGCCGCGCTCCGGAGGCACGGAGCCTGGCCGGCAGCGGCCGCAGTGATGGTGGCGACCGCCTTGCCTGGAGCCCGGCATTGCTAAAATGGCTGATCCGCCAGCAGCGGGCACAGGCGTCGGTGGCGAACAAAGCGGTCCGGGCCCCGCCACCGCAGCCGCCGCCCGCTCgccggcccccaccccgccccgccccgccctgagcgcccgggggcgcggggctgcgggggccggacccccccccctcgccgGCGCGGGGCGCATTCCTCGGGATAACAAAGGCGCCCGTGCAGCCATGACGTTCGACAGCGCTGGGGCCCGCGGCAGCGCCCCTGGCCCTTCACGCCACCAGACCCTGGCCGCGGGCGCCGGGACCAAGGCCAGAGCCTGCCCGGGAGCCCCGCTGCCCGCCCAGCCCGTCTGTCCACCCCTTGCCAGGGCCCATCACGCGCCAGCCATGTTAGCGGCGGCGACGGTGGCTGCGCCGGTGCCCCACGGGCAGGCGAAGAGCGGGGGCGGCCggcccgcctcccccctcccggACCTCCGTGCGCTCCCGAGACGGCCATGTTAATGCAGAAGCAGCAGTGCAATCCGCGGGCCCGCACGGTGCCCGGCAGAGCCCAACGGCGAAGTTTGCTCACGCCGCAGCCCCCCGCGGGCACCGGCTGCCCGTAACCCGCGGCGTCCGTCCCGGGCCGGGGAGAACCCTGCCCCCTTCCCAATGCCGCCTCCTGGCGCCAGGACCCACGCCACCGGAGCCCGCAGCCGCCCCAGTTCGCGCTGCCTCCGCCGCCGCAGCTGCCCCAACATCTGGCTTCAGGGGGCCTGAGCCCCGCGGCGCGGCCCCGGGTGGTGGCAGCCGAGGTTGGCTCAAGGAAGGGAGCCCTGCGCAGACAGTGGGGAGCTCGGAATGAAGCACTGGAAAGTTGAAACACCTGAATTGCTTCTTCCTTCCCAGTCACCTAGGTAGAAGGAAggtggagggggcgggaagggcgcggggaggaaaggcaggaggCGGTGGCAGCGGGAAGCGCTGGCGGCTGCACGAGCTGGAAACTTGTGCTGGCGctgcggtggcggtggcggcggcggcggcagcgggcgCGGGCGGAGGAAACGTACCTGTATTGTTCGCTAGTCTGGGCAGCGCAGGGCACGACGCGAGGCTCAGAGCTCCCCAGCCTCGCGCTAGCTGCCTCCACGAGAGCCGCCTGATTGGCCAGCGGGCTCCGCCGTTTAAAACAACCTCCTTGCCCGGCCATTGGCTGCGGGCCTCATGCATATTAAACAGGCGCGGGCGCCCATTGGGCATGGCCTCTGGGATCATTCATTCAAACAGAACTACCCGCCGGCGCTGGCTGCAGAGGCAAAACAGAGCTTTCCCACCCCCCCGAACCCCCTCCTCGACCTGAGCTGGGACTTCAAAGGACTTTGGAGAGGTGGCCCCGCTACTCCCCTCGGCCTTGGCCTCTGGCGTGGGATGACAAGGTCGAGTCCGGCTGCGCTGCCCTCTGCTCCCGCTGCGCTGCGACCTGGGCGCCCTCGCCTCCCACTCCTGGCCCCCAGGTAGCCCCCAACCCTGGAAAACCTCCGGAGGCGAACGGCGAAGGTCGAGGGTCCTCCACCTCTGCCCAGTCCTGTCGCGGTTCCGCGGCCGGGGTCTTGCCCGCAGCTCTCTCCTTGATGACAGTGGAAGGCAGCTGTTCGCATAGCAAGACCTCGGGGTTTCAGTACTGGGATCCCGCTGCCCCCGgccgctcctccccgcccccccccccccccataaaaaGGGACCTGAGTCCGCTCCTGTGGATCCTGCTCCACTAGGCTCTTTGCATTAATTGCCAGAAAATCTGTTTGTGCTTGCAGTATCGGAAAGAGCGAGCTAGGTGGGCTAAGAGGCGGAAAACGGAGTTTGGCAAAAGCAGACAAATCGTGAGAAATTGTACTAGTAGTTCTGTGCTTAGGGAGTCACTTCTTCCCTGCCTCGGTTCAGGCCCACATTCCTTCTGCTCTCCTAACACACACCCTGGTGAAGAATTAAAGTTCTTGGAATGTACAAATGGGATTTGACTTGACTTGGCCTCCTCAGCGTTGCCACTGGCTAGTGGTATGGCCTTGAGCAAGTGACATATTTTAGGGGATTCAGGCAATggttttcaaagtgtgtgtgtggtgcgggAGACAGTGTCACCTCTAAGGGATGTTTGAAAATGCCCATGACTGGGAGTTGTTGCTGGAATTTAATAAGAGGAGGGGATGGGCAGGAGTGTTAAATGTCCTGCATTGGGCAGAGAGTCATACAGAAGAAAGAAATGCCCCACTACAAATGCTAATGTCAGCTCTATTGAAAAATATTGGGGGGCCTTTCCCTCTGTGAGCTTCCTGAAAGAAAGAATGCATGAAGGAAGGGGTGAGGAAAAGGTACACATTTTATGGATTGAAATTTGGAAGAGGCACATCATGAGTTCTAAGTTTCCATTCCCAAACACTTTGAACCACCAAGATAACCAGCTATTTATAATTCCCATATTTAGAAATGAGATCAGAAGATGAGTTTTCCAAATGCTGTTTCCAGAAACTGGCTGAGTTTGAGG comes from Eptesicus fuscus isolate TK198812 chromosome 1, DD_ASM_mEF_20220401, whole genome shotgun sequence and encodes:
- the HMGB3 gene encoding high mobility group protein B3 isoform X2, which gives rise to MAKGDPKKPKGKMSAYAFFVQTCREEHKKKNPEVPVNFAEFSKKCSERWKTMSAKEKSKFDEMAKADKVRYDREMKDYGPAKGGKKKKDPNAPKRPPSGFFLFCSEFRPKIKSTNPGISIGDVAKKLGEMWNNLSDSEKQPYNNKAAKLKEKYEKDVADYKSKGKFDGAKGPAKVARKKVEEEDEEEEEEEEEEEEEEEEEEDE
- the HMGB3 gene encoding high mobility group protein B3 isoform X1; translated protein: MEIVPSNKRRPFVLRIRMAKGDPKKPKGKMSAYAFFVQTCREEHKKKNPEVPVNFAEFSKKCSERWKTMSAKEKSKFDEMAKADKVRYDREMKDYGPAKGGKKKKDPNAPKRPPSGFFLFCSEFRPKIKSTNPGISIGDVAKKLGEMWNNLSDSEKQPYNNKAAKLKEKYEKDVADYKSKGKFDGAKGPAKVARKKVEEEDEEEEEEEEEEEEEEEEEEDE